The following coding sequences lie in one Phycicoccus duodecadis genomic window:
- a CDS encoding potassium channel family protein — MHFVIMGCGRVGASLARAIERAGHEVAVIDQDESAFRRLGTSFEGRTVTGVGFDRDTLRAANIGDAYAFAAVSSGDNSNILAARVAREKFGVEHVVARIYDPGRAEIYQRLGIPTVATVKWTSDQMLRRLLPQGHVPEFTDPSGRVVIAEMPIAPSWIGRRVAEIEAATGGRLAYLTRLGDGLLPGEDTVYQEGDLLHLALRREDLSAAERVLDAPPETH, encoded by the coding sequence GTGCACTTCGTCATCATGGGCTGCGGCCGCGTCGGCGCCTCCCTCGCCCGGGCCATCGAGCGCGCCGGCCACGAGGTGGCGGTCATCGACCAGGACGAGTCCGCCTTCCGGCGCCTCGGCACCTCCTTCGAGGGACGCACGGTCACCGGCGTGGGGTTCGACCGCGACACCCTGCGCGCCGCGAACATCGGTGACGCGTACGCCTTCGCGGCCGTCTCCAGCGGTGACAACTCCAACATCCTGGCCGCCCGCGTCGCGCGCGAGAAGTTCGGGGTCGAGCACGTCGTGGCGCGCATCTACGACCCGGGCCGCGCCGAGATCTACCAGCGCCTCGGCATCCCCACCGTCGCCACCGTGAAGTGGACCAGCGACCAGATGCTGCGCCGGCTGCTCCCCCAGGGCCACGTCCCCGAGTTCACCGACCCCTCGGGCCGCGTCGTGATCGCCGAGATGCCCATCGCGCCGTCGTGGATCGGGCGCCGGGTCGCCGAGATCGAGGCCGCCACCGGCGGCCGCCTCGCCTACCTGACCCGCCTCGGCGACGGGCTCCTGCCCGGCGAGGACACCGTCTACCAGGAGGGCGACCTGCTGCACCTCGCCCTGCGGCGCGAGGACCTCTCCGCCGCCGAGCGCGTCCTCGACGCGCCGCCCGAGACCCACTGA
- a CDS encoding potassium channel family protein: MRVVIAGAGSVGRSIARELIRNGHHVLLVDRDADGEQVSKVPDASWLQADACELEALSEAGLADCDVVVAATGDDKVNLVLSLLAKTEFGVPRTVARVNNPKNEWMFDEAWGVDVAVSTPRLMTALVEEAVSVGDLVRIFEFQQGRAMMVEMTLPVGSPYAGARVGDVPFPVDTVLTGIIRDGSPIAPSRDDALEPLDELLFVTTPEAEAGLESLLSPGERQRRDDSDD; this comes from the coding sequence ATGCGCGTCGTCATCGCCGGGGCCGGCAGCGTCGGCCGCTCGATCGCCCGTGAGCTCATCCGCAACGGGCACCACGTGCTGCTCGTCGACCGCGACGCCGACGGCGAGCAGGTCTCGAAGGTCCCCGACGCCAGCTGGCTGCAGGCCGACGCCTGCGAGCTCGAGGCCCTCTCGGAGGCCGGGCTGGCCGACTGCGACGTCGTCGTGGCCGCCACCGGCGACGACAAGGTCAACCTGGTCCTGTCGTTGCTCGCCAAGACCGAGTTCGGCGTGCCGCGCACCGTGGCGCGCGTGAACAACCCCAAGAACGAGTGGATGTTCGACGAGGCCTGGGGCGTCGACGTCGCCGTGTCGACCCCGCGCCTGATGACGGCGCTGGTCGAGGAGGCCGTCTCGGTCGGTGACCTGGTGCGCATCTTCGAGTTCCAGCAGGGGCGGGCCATGATGGTCGAGATGACCCTCCCGGTCGGCAGCCCCTACGCGGGGGCCCGGGTCGGCGACGTGCCGTTCCCCGTCGACACCGTGCTCACCGGCATCATCCGCGACGGCTCCCCCATCGCGCCCAGCCGCGACGACGCGCTCGAGCCCCTCGACGAGCTGCTGTTCGTCACGACGCCCGAGGCCGAGGCCGGCCTGGAGTCGCTGCTCAGCCCCGGCGAGCGCCAGCGGCGCGACGACTCCGACGACTGA
- a CDS encoding DUF3159 domain-containing protein, with protein sequence MTTDQRPSPAAETVEALIRHRLSTALGGWRGSLETALPTVVFVAVWTVTQDVRTAAVWSIGLAVVLAAVRLVQRSSLQHVLGALVATAIAAFFALRSGQAQDAFLPGILTNAAYLAGTVLSIVVGWPAVGFLVGAGDPRAKEDPFAWRRDRGMVRVCARLTWVLVGIYVVRLAVMVPLYLAAEVTLLGVAKIVLGWPLWVAGVAVMGWLLVSGRTPVEPGAGPGAEPGESRVPPSS encoded by the coding sequence GTGACCACCGACCAGCGGCCCAGCCCGGCCGCCGAGACCGTCGAGGCGCTCATCCGGCACCGGCTGTCCACGGCCCTGGGTGGTTGGCGGGGCTCGCTCGAGACGGCCCTGCCCACGGTGGTCTTCGTGGCGGTCTGGACCGTCACCCAGGACGTGCGCACCGCCGCCGTCTGGTCCATCGGGCTGGCCGTGGTCCTCGCGGCGGTGCGGCTGGTGCAGCGCTCCTCGCTCCAGCACGTGCTCGGCGCCTTGGTGGCCACCGCGATCGCGGCCTTCTTCGCGCTGCGCTCCGGGCAGGCCCAGGACGCGTTCCTGCCCGGCATCCTCACCAACGCCGCCTACCTGGCCGGCACCGTCCTCTCCATCGTCGTGGGCTGGCCGGCCGTGGGCTTCCTCGTCGGCGCCGGCGACCCGCGCGCCAAGGAGGACCCGTTCGCCTGGCGCCGTGACCGCGGGATGGTGCGGGTCTGTGCCCGTCTGACCTGGGTGCTGGTCGGCATCTACGTCGTGCGCCTGGCCGTCATGGTGCCGCTCTACCTCGCGGCCGAGGTCACCCTCCTCGGGGTCGCGAAGATCGTCCTCGGCTGGCCGCTCTGGGTCGCGGGCGTGGCCGTGATGGGCTGGCTGCTCGTCTCGGGGCGCACCCCGGTCGAGCCGGGCGCGGGCCCGGGCGCCGAGCCCGGAGAGAGTCGCGTCCCGCCGTCGTCCTGA
- a CDS encoding OB-fold nucleic acid binding domain-containing protein, giving the protein MGLRERVRDFARTPMEQEADELREQSYTEGGDDLTALAPRHEACVCGTVRTVTLPPRRSVPALVAEVWDGKGVVNLVWVGRRSIGGIEPGTFLRARGRVATFKGTPTIFNPSYEIIPKQ; this is encoded by the coding sequence ATGGGCCTGCGTGAGCGCGTGCGCGACTTCGCCCGCACCCCGATGGAGCAGGAGGCCGACGAGCTGCGCGAGCAGTCCTACACCGAGGGCGGCGACGACCTCACCGCGCTGGCCCCGCGCCACGAGGCGTGCGTCTGCGGCACCGTGCGCACCGTCACCCTGCCGCCCCGGCGCAGCGTCCCCGCCCTGGTCGCCGAGGTCTGGGACGGCAAGGGCGTCGTGAACCTGGTCTGGGTCGGCCGCCGGTCCATCGGCGGCATCGAGCCCGGCACCTTCCTGCGCGCGCGCGGCCGGGTCGCCACCTTCAAGGGCACCCCGACGATCTTCAACCCCTCGTACGAGATCATCCCCAAGCAGTGA
- a CDS encoding DUF3710 domain-containing protein produces MSIFRRNKDADRAAEPVLDEDADTAVAGDGVDGSAADEGSSGAAGVAVSRENGPFDVSEVSGRDGRVDLGALWVAGIAGMELRLEMDEQSQQVTAATAVLGESALQVQAFAAPRSTGLWADIRHEISVAVEQQGGTVEEADTDLGTELRTRMPSAGPDGRTVFAPATFIGVDGPRWFLRGVLSGRAAIDTEAAEPLLELFRGLVVVRGVEPMAPRELLPLSLPQDPQATPVEQPDDEPASLDPFERGPEITEVR; encoded by the coding sequence GTGAGCATCTTCCGCAGGAACAAGGACGCCGACCGCGCCGCCGAGCCCGTGCTCGACGAGGACGCCGACACCGCCGTCGCCGGCGACGGAGTCGACGGGTCCGCCGCGGACGAGGGCTCCTCGGGTGCCGCGGGCGTCGCGGTCTCCCGCGAGAACGGCCCCTTCGACGTCTCCGAGGTGAGCGGGCGCGACGGCCGGGTCGACCTCGGTGCCCTGTGGGTGGCCGGCATCGCCGGGATGGAGCTGCGCCTGGAGATGGACGAGCAGAGCCAGCAGGTCACCGCCGCCACCGCGGTGCTCGGCGAGTCCGCGCTGCAGGTGCAGGCCTTCGCGGCGCCGCGCTCCACGGGCCTCTGGGCCGACATCCGGCACGAGATCTCGGTGGCCGTCGAGCAGCAGGGCGGCACCGTCGAGGAGGCCGACACCGACCTCGGCACCGAGCTGCGCACCCGGATGCCCTCGGCCGGCCCCGACGGCCGCACCGTCTTCGCCCCGGCCACCTTCATCGGGGTCGACGGCCCGCGGTGGTTCCTGCGCGGGGTCCTCTCGGGCCGGGCCGCCATCGACACCGAGGCCGCCGAGCCGCTCCTGGAGCTGTTCCGCGGCCTGGTCGTCGTGCGCGGCGTCGAGCCCATGGCTCCCCGCGAGCTGCTCCCGCTGAGCCTGCCCCAGGACCCGCAGGCCACCCCGGTCGAGCAGCCCGACGACGAGCCCGCGAGCCTCGACCCGTTCGAGCGCGGCCCCGAGATCACCGAGGTGCGGTGA
- the dut gene encoding dUTP diphosphatase, whose translation MAAPVRIAVAVRRLHPDAVLPRYSTDGDAGADLTSVAEVTLRPGCRALVPTGLALSLPPGTVGLVHPRSGLAARHGVTVVNAPGTVDSGYRGEVLVNLVNLDPTDEFTVHVGDRIAQLVVQEYFHADFSEVDSLPGSARGETGHGSTGGFGAAGLP comes from the coding sequence GTGGCCGCGCCCGTCCGTATCGCCGTCGCCGTCCGGCGGCTGCATCCGGATGCGGTCCTGCCGCGCTACAGCACCGACGGCGATGCCGGGGCCGACCTCACCAGCGTCGCCGAGGTGACCCTGCGCCCGGGGTGCCGGGCCCTGGTGCCCACAGGCCTGGCGCTCTCGCTGCCGCCCGGCACCGTGGGGCTCGTGCACCCGCGCTCCGGCCTGGCCGCCCGGCACGGGGTCACGGTCGTCAACGCGCCCGGCACCGTGGACTCGGGCTACCGGGGCGAGGTGCTGGTCAACCTGGTGAACCTCGACCCCACCGACGAGTTCACGGTGCACGTCGGCGACCGCATCGCCCAGCTGGTCGTCCAGGAGTACTTCCACGCCGACTTCTCGGAGGTCGATTCGCTTCCCGGGAGCGCCCGGGGGGAGACTGGTCACGGGTCCACCGGGGGCTTCGGCGCCGCCGGGCTCCCGTGA
- a CDS encoding DUF4193 domain-containing protein, with protein sequence MATDYDAPRKTDDEMSEDSIEELKNRRVDTRASSVDVDETEQAEGFELPGADLSGEELSVRVLPRQADEFTCSRCFLVHHRSQLASDTAGVLVCRECAA encoded by the coding sequence ATGGCAACCGACTACGACGCTCCGCGCAAGACCGACGACGAGATGTCCGAGGACTCCATCGAGGAGCTGAAGAACCGTCGCGTCGACACGCGCGCCTCGAGTGTCGACGTCGACGAGACCGAGCAGGCCGAGGGCTTCGAGCTGCCCGGGGCCGACCTCTCCGGGGAGGAGCTCTCGGTGCGGGTCCTCCCGCGCCAGGCCGACGAGTTCACGTGCTCGCGGTGCTTCCTGGTGCACCACCGCAGCCAGCTCGCCAGCGACACCGCCGGCGTCCTCGTCTGCCGGGAGTGCGCGGCCTGA
- a CDS encoding inositol monophosphatase family protein — MAARVAPAVPDGLDVAALEAVAVDVARAAGRLVVDERPDDLGMSEKSSRTDVVTEMDQRSQELVLDLLAQRRPDDAAMGEEEGGRTGTSGVTWVVDPIDGTTNYLYSVPAYAVSVAAVVGDPAVPGAWRAVAGAVFNPATDELFHAHRGGGARLTARTGTTVLRVSTETDLALSLVGTGFGYAAATRARQARILVDLLPQVRDIRRAGSAALDLCAVACGRLDGYYESGLNVWDRAAGELVALEAGAVLGGLDGDVADRDLTWTAGPGLAPVFAGLVRDLTRTHLGGPAQG; from the coding sequence ATGGCCGCCAGGGTCGCGCCGGCGGTCCCCGACGGCCTCGACGTCGCGGCCCTCGAGGCGGTGGCGGTGGACGTGGCCCGGGCGGCCGGCCGTCTGGTGGTCGACGAGCGCCCGGACGACCTCGGGATGAGCGAGAAGTCGAGCCGCACGGACGTCGTCACCGAGATGGACCAGCGCAGCCAGGAGCTCGTCCTCGACCTCCTGGCGCAGCGGCGGCCCGACGACGCGGCCATGGGCGAGGAGGAGGGCGGGCGCACCGGCACCAGCGGTGTCACCTGGGTCGTCGACCCCATCGACGGCACGACCAACTACCTGTACTCGGTGCCGGCGTACGCCGTCTCGGTGGCCGCCGTCGTCGGCGACCCCGCCGTGCCCGGGGCCTGGCGGGCCGTGGCCGGCGCCGTGTTCAACCCCGCCACCGACGAGCTGTTCCACGCCCACCGGGGCGGCGGGGCGCGGCTCACCGCCCGCACCGGCACCACGGTGCTGCGCGTGTCCACCGAGACCGACCTCGCCCTGTCGCTGGTCGGCACCGGGTTCGGCTACGCGGCCGCCACCCGGGCCCGGCAGGCGCGCATCCTGGTCGACCTCCTGCCGCAGGTGCGCGACATCCGCCGGGCCGGCAGCGCCGCGCTCGACCTGTGCGCGGTGGCGTGTGGCCGCCTCGACGGCTACTACGAGAGCGGGCTCAACGTCTGGGACCGCGCCGCCGGCGAGCTCGTGGCCCTCGAGGCCGGGGCCGTGCTCGGCGGTCTCGACGGCGACGTGGCCGACCGAGACCTCACCTGGACGGCCGGCCCGGGCCTCGCGCCGGTCTTCGCCGGGCTCGTGCGCGACCTCACCCGCACCCACCTGGGCGGCCCCGCCCAGGGCTGA
- a CDS encoding ferrochelatase: MAPTPPDLSPYDAVLLGSFGGPETEDEVMPFLRRVTAGRDIPDARLAAVGEHYYARGGRSPINDLNRDLLARLRDELAWRGLDVPVLWGNRNSEPFFADAVHEALDRGATRVVTVLTSAYSCYSSCRQYREDLAAAVEAVGPAADGLQVDKVRPYVHHPSLGRAWLDNLLESLRGLPEPGRARLLFVTHSVPTAMDDTSGPGDGDGNLYVDQHLRLAHRLTDEVNAVLGTAIEGELVFCSRSGPPSQPWLEPDVNDRIEELAAVSSDPVVCAPIGFVSDHMEVVHDLDTEAAETAERVGVPFVRVPTPHASEAFVKGLVDLLLERAAEARGEVVVADTWLPGDVRPSVCAPGCCPNLRAAKPALCGSD; the protein is encoded by the coding sequence ATGGCCCCCACCCCGCCCGACCTGTCGCCGTACGACGCCGTCCTCCTGGGCTCCTTCGGCGGCCCCGAGACCGAGGACGAGGTGATGCCCTTCCTGCGTCGGGTCACCGCCGGGCGCGACATCCCCGACGCCCGCCTGGCCGCCGTGGGGGAGCACTACTACGCGCGGGGCGGGCGCAGCCCGATCAACGACCTCAACCGCGACCTGCTCGCCCGGCTGCGTGACGAGCTCGCCTGGCGCGGCCTCGACGTCCCCGTCCTGTGGGGCAACCGCAACTCCGAGCCGTTCTTCGCGGACGCCGTGCACGAGGCGCTCGACCGGGGAGCGACCCGGGTCGTCACGGTCCTCACGAGCGCCTACTCGTGCTACTCCTCGTGCCGGCAGTACCGCGAGGACCTCGCCGCCGCGGTCGAGGCCGTGGGTCCGGCCGCCGACGGCCTGCAGGTCGACAAGGTCCGCCCCTACGTGCACCACCCCTCCCTGGGGCGCGCGTGGCTCGACAACCTGCTGGAGTCGCTGCGGGGCCTGCCCGAGCCCGGGCGCGCGCGCCTGCTCTTCGTGACGCACTCGGTGCCCACCGCGATGGACGACACCTCGGGTCCCGGCGACGGCGACGGCAACCTCTACGTCGACCAGCACCTGCGCCTGGCCCACCGGCTCACCGACGAGGTCAACGCCGTGCTCGGCACCGCCATCGAGGGCGAGCTGGTGTTCTGCTCGCGCTCCGGGCCACCGAGCCAGCCCTGGCTCGAGCCCGACGTCAACGACCGCATCGAGGAGCTCGCGGCGGTGTCGTCCGACCCTGTGGTCTGCGCGCCGATCGGCTTCGTCTCCGACCACATGGAGGTCGTCCACGACCTCGACACCGAGGCGGCCGAGACCGCCGAGCGGGTGGGCGTGCCGTTCGTGCGCGTCCCCACCCCCCACGCCTCCGAGGCCTTCGTCAAGGGCCTGGTCGACCTCCTGCTCGAGCGCGCGGCCGAGGCCCGCGGCGAGGTGGTCGTGGCCGACACCTGGCTGCCCGGCGACGTGCGGCCCTCGGTCTGCGCGCCCGGCTGCTGCCCGAACCTGCGGGCCGCCAAGCCGGCCCTCTGCGGCAGCGACTGA